The following nucleotide sequence is from uncultured Roseateles sp..
CGCTGAACTTGGCCTCGTCGGGCTCGACCACGCGCTGCATCGCCGGGCGGGCGGCGGGCGACGGGGCCAGGTCGACCAGGGCGTCCAGCACCTCCTGCACGCCGAAGTTGTTGACGGCCGAGCCGAAGAACATCGGCGTCTGGTGGCCGCTGAGGAATTGTTCCTTGTCGAAGGCCGGTGCGGCGTCGCGCACCAGCTCGATCTCGCCCTCGGCCTGCTCGTACTGCATGCCGAAGCGGCTGGCGTACTCGGGGTTGTTGAGGCCTTGCAAGACCTCTTCTTCACCGGCCGCGCGGTCTTCGCCGGGCGAGAACACGCGCATCTGTTCCTTGCGCAAGTCCATCACGCCATGGAACTGCTTGCCCATGCCGACCGGCCAGGTGAAGGGCACGACGGTCATACCGAGTTCGCGCTCGATCTCGTCCATCAGGGTCAGCGGCTCCTGCACCTCACGGTCCATCTTGTTGACAAAGGTCAGGATGGGTGTGTTGCGCGCCCGGCAGACCTGCAGCAGGCGCCGCGTCTGCGGCTCCACCCCGTTGGCCGCGTCGATCACCATCAAGGCCGCATCGACGGCGGTGAGCACGCGGTAGGTGTCTTCCGAGAAGTCCTGGTGGCCCGGGGTGTCCAGCAGATTGATCACGCAGTCGCGGTATTCCATCTGCATCACCGACGAGGCCACCGAGATGCCGCGCTGCTTTTCGATCTCCATCCAGTCCGAGGTCGCGTGGCGCGAGGCCTTGCGTGCCTTCACCGAGCCGGCGATCTGGATCGCGCCCGAGAACAGCAGCAGCTTTTCCGTCAACGTCGTCTTGCCGGCGTCGGGGTGGGAAATGATGGCAAAAGTGCGGCGGCGCCGTACCTGGGGGCTGAGCTCGGTGGACATGGGGATCTGGGCCTGAACGGTTGAACAACCGGCCCGGCCGGATTCGTGGAACCCTCGATTATCGTTGGAGCGGGCCGGTTTGCGCAGTTCAGGGCTTGAACAGCTCCGTCGCATCCAGCCGGCGCTCGATCTCGGCCAGCATCTGCTGGTAGGCCGGCGCGCCGACACCGCCATAGGTTTTCTGGAAGTCCTCGGCGCGCAGGAACTCGGGCAGGTCAGACACATCGGGCATGAACTGGGCCTCTTGCAGCGGGCGGGCCAGGCGTGCCTGCAATCGCTCCGGGGCGTTCTTGGCCAGCAGGCCCAGGCGGGAGCCGGCGCGGTCGGCGGCGATGTCGTTGAAGCTGAAGCCGCTGCCGCCGCGCGAGTCGGCCACCTCCTTGTAGACGCCGATGGCGTCGGCCAGCGGGCCGCCGCCCTCGAATGCCAGCACGGCCGAGATCAGCAGATGCTGCGGAAAGTCGTCGCGGCCGTAGAGCGTGACTGGCATGGCCCTGGGCTGGCGCCAGTCGCGTGCGGCGGGCACCAGCGCCTTCAGGCCGCGGCCGCTGGCATGCAGGGCCAGGGTCAGCAGGGCGGCACGGTTCTCGGCCGCGGCGTCGCCACCGCCGCCGCTGCGGGTCTGGGCCAGCTCGAACAGCGGCGGCAGCAGACGGACCAGCGGCACGCCGCCGGGCCCGGCGTTGGCGGGTTGCTGGTCCGACAGCTCGGCCGACAGTTCGGCCAAACGATCCGAATAGGCCTTCAGCCGGGTCTGCTCGGCCTGCGGCACCAGGGCGCCCAGCATGCGGCCGTAGGTGTCGTCACGCCACTCGTAGTTCAGCTGCAGCCAGGCCGGGCGCAGCTGCACGCTCTTCACCAGGTCGTTGGCGAGCTGGCCCTCGGTGGTGGCGCTGAGCCGGTTGCGCAGGGACTCCAGCCACCAGCGCGCCGCCCAGCCGGGCACGGGCAGCCGGCCGATGCGCAGGCGGTCCACCACCGGCAGCTCGGTGCTCTCGCGCAGGTCCGCGTCCAGGTTCAGCCACAGCGGCAGGCCATGCGGATGCAGGCCCACGCTGGCGCGCACCTGGGCGATGCCGGCACCGAGCACGATCTGCGCCGAGGTGTCAGGCAGCTTGTGGCGCATCAGCTCGTTCAGCAGCAGGTTCAGATCCTGCTCGGACATCACCAGCGTCCGCAGGGTGCCCGGCCGCGGCATGCGCGGGTCGTTGCGGCGTAAAAAGGCGTTGGCCCGCTCCACGTCGGCGGCGTTGACCTCGGCCTGCTGCGCGATCAGCGGCTTGCCCTGCAGGGCAAGCGCCAGCATCAGCAGCAAGGTCAGGGCCAGCACCGTCAGCGCCCAGCCCAGCCATCGGAACTTGGATTTCATGCGCCGAGTCTGCCATCGACCCGTCTGGCGCCTGCGCTCACTCCTCCAACAAGCTGCGCAGCATCCAGGCGGTCTGCTCGTGGATGGTCAGGCGCTGGGTCAGCAGATCGGCGCTGGGCTCGTCGGAGGCCTTGTCCACCAGGGGGAACAGGCTGCGTGCGGTGCGCGCCACGCCCTCGTGGCCGGCGACCAGGATGCGCACCATCTCCAGCGCCTTGGGCGGCACGGCCGGCGCATCGGGCAAGGAGCTGAGCTGGCCGAACTGGGCGTAGGAGCCGGGGGCGGCGTGGCCGAGGGCGCGGATGCGCTCGGCGATCGGATCGACCGCATTCCACAGCTCGGTGTACTGGCCCATGAACATCACGTGCAGGGTGTTGAACATCGGCCCGGTCACATTCCAGTGGAAGTTGTGGGTGGTCAGGTACAGGGTGTAGGTATCGGCCAGCAGCTTGGACAGGCCGGCAGCGATGGCGGCGCGGTCCTTGTCGCTGATGCCGATATTGATGCCGGACGGGGCGGCGGTTTTGGCGGACGACTTCTTGCTCATCAAACACTCCTTGGCTGGGTTGGGTCAACTCGCCCCAACTATAGGGTGCTCAGCGCTCCGGCAGCGCCGCGCTGTCGATCAGGGCCTGGCCATGTGCGGCCAGCGCGCGGCGCAGGGCCAGCGGCTTCAGGACCCTGAAGCCGAAGGGCAGGCGGCCCAGTTCGCGCGCCATGGACTCCAGGTCATCGGCCTGGGCGAGCAGTTGTACGCCGTTGCCCGCAGCCTCCAGCACGCCGAGCTCGGGTTGGACGGCGCGCCGGGCGCTGGCCAGGTCGGTGTGCAGCAGGGCCAGCACCGTGTAGCTGCGGGGCAGGGTGGCGATCGAGTTGGCCAGATAGGCCAGCACATCGAAGTGGGCCGGGCGGCCGAAGCTGGCGGGCAGGGCCTCGACCCCCTGCACACGGTCAAGCCGGAACGAGCGCAGATCCTGGCGCAGATGGCAGTGCCCTACCGCATACCAGGCGCCGCCGCGAAAGCCCAGGCCGTAGACATCGACGTCGCGTGCGGTCTCGGTATCGTCGCGGCTGCGGTACTGCAGGCGCACCCGTTGCTGGGCCCTGGCCGCGGCACTGAGCGCCAGCAGCTCCGAGCGGGCGCCTGGGCCTGTGCTGGTTTGCGCCAGATCCAGCGCGACCACCTCGTTGACATCGCCGATGCGCTTGGCGCAAGCCGCAGGCATCACCCGCTCCAGCTTGGCCTGGGTGCTGCTGATGGCCGGCAGGATGCCGTTGAGGCCCAGCTCGCGTGCGGCGCGCAGGCCTATGGCCAGGGCCATCGCCTCGTCGGCGGTGAACATCATCGGCGGCAGCTTGTGGCCGGGCCGCAG
It contains:
- a CDS encoding peptide chain release factor 3, giving the protein MSTELSPQVRRRRTFAIISHPDAGKTTLTEKLLLFSGAIQIAGSVKARKASRHATSDWMEIEKQRGISVASSVMQMEYRDCVINLLDTPGHQDFSEDTYRVLTAVDAALMVIDAANGVEPQTRRLLQVCRARNTPILTFVNKMDREVQEPLTLMDEIERELGMTVVPFTWPVGMGKQFHGVMDLRKEQMRVFSPGEDRAAGEEEVLQGLNNPEYASRFGMQYEQAEGEIELVRDAAPAFDKEQFLSGHQTPMFFGSAVNNFGVQEVLDALVDLAPSPAARPAMQRVVEPDEAKFSGVVFKIQANMDPAHRDRIAFLRVASGHFERGMRLKVVRSGKELRPNSVVSFLSQRRELLDEAFAGDIIGIPNHGVLQLGDTLTEGEALQFTGLPFFAPEMFRAVEVADPLRTKQLRAGLTQLGEEGAIQVFRPVAGSTLLLGAVGQLQFEVVAHRLEHEYGVKARIMPSRFQVARWVTCDEADGGDKELKRFIDANAHRVAYDAVDAPTVLVEYSPELRAIESNWPKIKFHAMREHAGLMFQNRLDG
- a CDS encoding Dps family protein produces the protein MSKKSSAKTAAPSGINIGISDKDRAAIAAGLSKLLADTYTLYLTTHNFHWNVTGPMFNTLHVMFMGQYTELWNAVDPIAERIRALGHAAPGSYAQFGQLSSLPDAPAVPPKALEMVRILVAGHEGVARTARSLFPLVDKASDEPSADLLTQRLTIHEQTAWMLRSLLEE
- a CDS encoding YafY family protein, giving the protein MEKPTSRVLALLELLQSHPRLAGPELARRLGVDARTVRRYIAHLLELGVPVDAERGRDGGYGLRPGHKLPPMMFTADEAMALAIGLRAARELGLNGILPAISSTQAKLERVMPAACAKRIGDVNEVVALDLAQTSTGPGARSELLALSAAARAQQRVRLQYRSRDDTETARDVDVYGLGFRGGAWYAVGHCHLRQDLRSFRLDRVQGVEALPASFGRPAHFDVLAYLANSIATLPRSYTVLALLHTDLASARRAVQPELGVLEAAGNGVQLLAQADDLESMARELGRLPFGFRVLKPLALRRALAAHGQALIDSAALPER